The following are from one region of the Heterodontus francisci isolate sHetFra1 chromosome 34, sHetFra1.hap1, whole genome shotgun sequence genome:
- the LOC137348844 gene encoding zinc finger protein 664-like, whose protein sequence is MEGKNTDHSGEKLYTCSVCGRGFSRSYGLPRHKCSHIQKKPCKYGDCGKGLNYPVKLETHPCSHTLERPFTCSECGKGFIDSSSLLTHQQVHTGERPFICSEYCGKGFIQSSHLLRHQRVHTGARPFTCSECGNGFIQSSHLLRHQRVHTGERPFA, encoded by the exons ATGGAAGGAAAAAACaccgatcacagtggggagaaactgtacacgtgttctgtgtgtggacgaggtttcagccgatcatatGGCCTGCCAAGACACAAGTGCAGTCACATTcagaagaaaccatgtaaatatggagactgtggaaagggattgaattatccagttaagctggaaactcatccatgcagtcacaccctggagaggccgttcacctgctctgagtgtgggaagggattcattgacTCATcctccctgctgacacaccagcaagttcacactggagagaggccattcatttgctctgaat ACTGTGGGAAGGGCTTCATTCAGTCATCCCACcttctgagacaccagcgagttcacactggagcgaggccattcacttgctctgAATGTGGGAACGGATTCATTCAGTCATCCCACcttctgagacaccagcgagttcatactggggagaggccattcgcctga